A genome region from Mycolicibacterium litorale includes the following:
- a CDS encoding glutamate synthase subunit beta: MADPRGFLKYTHRELPQRRPVPLRLRDWKEVYEDFSHETLQTQAARCMDCGIPFCHNGCPLGNLIPEWNDLVFKDRWRDAIERLHATNNFPEFTGRLCPAPCEAACVLGINQDPVTIKQVEVEIIDNAFDEGWVVPLPPDRLTGKKVAVVGSGPAGLAAAQQLTRAGHTVTVFERADRIGGLLRYGIPEFKMEKHHIDRRLEQMEAEGTQFRTGVNVGVDISVAQLRSEFDAVVLAGGATAWRDLPIPGRELDGIHQAMEFLPWANRVQLGDPVVGDDGEPPITAKGKRVVIIGGGDTGADCLGTSHRQGAVSVHQFEIMPRPPETRADSTPWPTYPLMYRVASAHEEGGERVFSVNTEEFCGKDGHVTSLKVHEVEMKAGKFEKIEGSDFELEADLVLLAMGFVGPEKEGLLTDLKVEFTDRGNVARDGNFATSVPGVFVAGDMGRGQSLIVWAIAEGRAAAAGVDRYLMGKSALPAPIKPTAAPQR, translated from the coding sequence GTGGCTGATCCCCGCGGTTTTCTCAAGTACACCCATCGTGAACTCCCGCAGCGCCGGCCGGTGCCCCTGCGGCTGCGCGACTGGAAAGAGGTCTACGAGGACTTCTCCCACGAGACGCTGCAGACCCAGGCCGCCCGCTGCATGGACTGCGGGATCCCGTTCTGCCACAACGGCTGTCCGCTCGGGAACCTGATCCCCGAGTGGAACGACCTGGTCTTCAAGGACCGGTGGCGCGACGCGATCGAGCGGCTGCACGCGACCAACAACTTCCCGGAGTTCACCGGGCGGCTGTGCCCGGCGCCGTGCGAGGCCGCATGCGTGCTCGGCATCAACCAGGATCCGGTGACCATCAAGCAGGTCGAGGTCGAGATCATCGACAACGCCTTCGACGAGGGCTGGGTCGTCCCGCTGCCGCCGGACCGGCTGACCGGTAAGAAGGTCGCCGTCGTGGGCTCCGGGCCCGCCGGCCTGGCCGCCGCGCAACAGCTGACGCGCGCCGGCCACACCGTCACGGTGTTCGAGCGGGCCGACCGCATCGGCGGCCTGCTGCGCTATGGCATCCCCGAGTTCAAGATGGAGAAGCACCACATCGACCGCCGGCTGGAACAGATGGAGGCCGAAGGCACCCAGTTCCGCACCGGTGTCAACGTCGGCGTCGACATCTCCGTCGCCCAGCTGCGTTCGGAGTTCGACGCGGTGGTGTTGGCGGGCGGTGCCACCGCATGGCGCGACCTGCCGATCCCGGGCCGTGAGCTCGACGGCATCCACCAGGCGATGGAGTTCCTGCCGTGGGCCAACCGCGTGCAGCTGGGTGACCCGGTCGTCGGTGACGACGGCGAGCCCCCGATCACCGCGAAGGGCAAGCGCGTCGTCATCATCGGCGGCGGCGACACCGGCGCGGACTGCCTGGGCACCTCGCACCGGCAGGGCGCGGTCAGCGTGCACCAGTTCGAGATCATGCCGCGGCCGCCGGAGACGCGTGCCGACAGCACCCCGTGGCCGACCTATCCGCTGATGTACCGGGTCGCCTCGGCGCACGAAGAGGGCGGCGAGCGCGTCTTCTCGGTCAACACCGAGGAGTTCTGCGGCAAGGACGGCCACGTGACGTCGCTCAAGGTGCACGAGGTCGAGATGAAGGCCGGGAAGTTCGAGAAGATCGAGGGCTCCGACTTCGAACTCGAGGCCGACCTGGTGCTGCTCGCGATGGGCTTCGTCGGCCCCGAGAAGGAAGGTCTGCTGACCGACCTCAAGGTGGAGTTCACCGACCGCGGCAACGTCGCGCGCGACGGCAACTTCGCCACCTCGGTGCCCGGCGTCTTCGTGGCCGGCGACATGGGCCGCGGGCAGTCGCTGATCGTGTGGGCGATCGCCGAGGGCCGGGCCGCGGCCGCCGGCGTCGACCGATACCTGATGGGCAAGAGCGCGCTGCCGGCCCCGATCAAGCCGACGGCGGCTCCCCAGCGCTGA
- a CDS encoding PaaI family thioesterase, whose translation MSHPLNTPIGRFGVETFEGTGDHSIASMPTHGLVNPLTGLPSAAALAMLLDHVGGLANHLRRGDDEWTVSTELSLELIPEAADLITTDDAGVLARARPVAAKGATALAVCEFSHRDTVIGTGSVRSFYITGAQFTEWPENEEHHTRKAGLAAMMAVAPDGAAALRQDADPVINNMLGVVHGGVAATGLELVASAAVNEGRTDAPLRTGSLRVNFLRRLVAGGECRYSATALRVGRSTGVADAQAVGADGQLALTARFTAYR comes from the coding sequence ATGTCGCACCCCCTCAACACCCCGATCGGCCGGTTCGGCGTCGAGACGTTCGAGGGCACCGGTGACCACAGCATCGCGTCCATGCCCACCCACGGTCTGGTCAACCCGCTCACCGGGCTGCCGTCGGCGGCCGCGCTGGCGATGCTGCTCGACCACGTCGGCGGACTGGCCAACCACCTGCGGCGCGGCGACGACGAATGGACCGTGTCCACCGAACTGTCCCTCGAACTCATTCCCGAGGCCGCCGACCTGATCACCACCGACGACGCGGGCGTGCTCGCCAGGGCCAGGCCGGTCGCCGCCAAAGGCGCCACCGCGCTCGCCGTCTGCGAGTTCAGCCACCGCGACACCGTCATCGGTACCGGCAGCGTGCGGTCGTTCTACATCACCGGCGCCCAGTTCACCGAATGGCCGGAGAACGAAGAACACCACACCCGCAAGGCCGGACTGGCCGCGATGATGGCCGTCGCACCGGACGGCGCCGCCGCCCTGCGCCAGGATGCCGACCCGGTGATCAACAACATGCTCGGCGTGGTGCACGGCGGGGTGGCGGCCACGGGTCTGGAACTCGTCGCGTCCGCCGCGGTCAACGAGGGCCGCACCGACGCCCCGCTGCGGACCGGATCCCTGCGGGTGAACTTCCTGCGCCGCCTCGTCGCCGGCGGCGAATGCCGTTACAGCGCAACGGCCTTGCGCGTCGGGAGGTCCACCGGGGTGGCCGACGCCCAGGCGGTCGGCGCCGACGGTCAGCTCGCCCTGACCGCCCGTTTCACCGCCTATCGCTGA
- a CDS encoding LLM class F420-dependent oxidoreductase: MRFAFKTSPQNTTWAEMLPIWQTADGIDVFESGWTFDHFYPIFSDSTGPCLEGWITLTALAQATTRLRVGVLVTGIHYRHPAVLANMASALDIVSNGRLELGIGAGWNEEESGAYGIELGSIKERFDRFEEACEVLTGLLSQETTTFDGKYYQLKDARNEPKGPQQPHPPICIGGSGEKRTLRITARWAQHWNFVGGPPEEFARKRDVLASHCADIGRDPKEIMLSAHVRLGEDRDYAKVVDEAAALGAEGLDLAIVYLPPPYDPAVLEPLAEAIRDSGLAT, translated from the coding sequence GTGCGATTCGCTTTCAAGACCTCACCGCAGAACACCACCTGGGCCGAGATGCTGCCGATCTGGCAGACCGCCGACGGAATCGACGTCTTCGAGTCCGGCTGGACGTTCGACCACTTCTATCCGATCTTCTCCGACTCGACGGGCCCATGCCTGGAGGGCTGGATCACGCTGACCGCGCTGGCGCAGGCGACGACGCGGCTGCGCGTCGGTGTCCTCGTCACCGGCATCCACTACCGCCACCCCGCGGTGCTCGCCAACATGGCCTCCGCGCTCGACATCGTCAGCAACGGCCGGCTCGAGCTGGGCATCGGCGCGGGCTGGAACGAGGAGGAGTCGGGCGCCTACGGCATCGAGCTGGGTTCCATCAAGGAGCGGTTCGACCGCTTCGAGGAGGCCTGCGAGGTGCTGACCGGGCTGCTCTCGCAGGAGACGACGACCTTCGACGGCAAGTACTACCAGCTCAAGGACGCCCGCAACGAGCCGAAGGGCCCGCAGCAGCCCCACCCGCCGATATGCATCGGCGGCAGTGGCGAGAAGCGGACTCTGCGCATCACCGCGCGCTGGGCCCAGCACTGGAACTTCGTCGGCGGCCCGCCGGAGGAGTTCGCGCGCAAACGCGACGTGCTGGCGTCGCACTGCGCGGACATCGGGCGCGATCCGAAGGAGATCATGCTGTCGGCCCACGTCCGGCTGGGCGAGGACCGGGATTACGCGAAGGTGGTCGACGAGGCGGCGGCGCTGGGCGCCGAGGGTCTCGACCTCGCGATCGTCTATCTGCCGCCGCCGTATGACCCGGCCGTGCTGGAGCCGCTCGCGGAGGCGATCAGGGATTCCGGGCTCGCGACATAG
- a CDS encoding chloride channel protein: MPRGRAADRGIGVFIRRSGYLRKWLILGVTIGVIAGLGAVVFYLALDYSGRFLLGYLGGYDIPKPAGDGGDPGSPGFERPWAIPLIACGGALVSAWLVARFAPEAEGHGTDSAIEAVHTDPRAIRARAIVVKTITSALTIGSGGSAGREGPAAQISAGFGSILARRLDLSYEDGRVAVSLGIGAGIGSIFGAPLGGAVLAASIVYREDFDYRALIPGFITSATAYAVFGSILGFEPLFGYVAADFRFDHPLDLGWFVVLGVVAAGVGWLYARVFYGTVALTAKLPGGTVIKPALGGLAVGLLGLAIPQILASGYGWAQKAAATDTLMAIPLWIVLLLPFAKILATSLSIGTGGSGGIFGPGVVIGAFVGAAVWRLGELAGAPGLPDGPAVFVVVGMVACFGSVAHAPLAVMIMVAEMTGSFSVVPCAMVAVGVAYLLITRTDVSIYRAQRRNRETADAERRARAEDS, from the coding sequence ATGCCCAGGGGCCGCGCCGCCGACCGCGGAATCGGCGTGTTCATCCGACGGTCGGGTTACCTGCGCAAGTGGCTGATCCTGGGCGTCACGATCGGCGTCATCGCCGGTCTCGGCGCGGTGGTGTTCTACCTCGCGCTCGACTACTCCGGACGGTTCCTGCTCGGTTACCTCGGCGGGTACGACATCCCGAAGCCGGCCGGCGACGGAGGTGACCCCGGCTCCCCGGGTTTCGAGCGGCCGTGGGCCATCCCGCTGATCGCCTGCGGCGGGGCGCTGGTCTCGGCGTGGCTGGTCGCGCGGTTCGCCCCGGAGGCCGAGGGCCACGGAACCGACAGCGCGATCGAGGCCGTCCACACCGACCCGAGGGCGATCCGCGCCCGGGCCATCGTCGTCAAGACCATCACCAGCGCGCTGACCATCGGCTCGGGCGGATCGGCCGGACGTGAGGGCCCGGCCGCGCAGATCTCGGCCGGCTTCGGGTCGATCCTCGCCCGCCGCCTGGACCTGTCGTACGAGGACGGCCGCGTCGCGGTGTCGCTGGGGATCGGCGCGGGGATCGGGTCGATCTTCGGCGCCCCGCTGGGCGGGGCCGTGCTCGCCGCGTCGATCGTCTACCGCGAGGATTTCGACTACCGGGCGCTGATCCCCGGCTTCATCACCTCGGCGACGGCGTATGCGGTGTTCGGATCGATCCTCGGCTTCGAGCCGCTGTTCGGCTACGTCGCCGCCGACTTCCGGTTCGACCATCCCCTCGACCTCGGCTGGTTCGTGGTGCTCGGCGTCGTCGCCGCCGGGGTCGGATGGCTCTACGCCCGCGTCTTCTACGGCACCGTCGCGCTCACCGCGAAGCTCCCGGGCGGCACGGTGATCAAACCGGCGCTCGGCGGTCTGGCCGTCGGCCTGCTGGGCCTGGCCATCCCGCAGATCCTCGCCAGCGGCTACGGCTGGGCGCAGAAGGCCGCGGCCACCGACACGCTGATGGCGATCCCGCTGTGGATCGTGCTGCTGCTGCCGTTCGCGAAGATCCTCGCCACCTCGCTGTCGATCGGCACCGGCGGCTCGGGCGGCATCTTCGGGCCCGGCGTGGTGATCGGCGCATTCGTGGGTGCGGCGGTGTGGCGGCTCGGCGAATTGGCCGGTGCGCCAGGGCTTCCCGACGGCCCGGCGGTGTTCGTGGTCGTCGGGATGGTGGCCTGCTTCGGCAGCGTCGCCCACGCGCCGCTGGCGGTCATGATCATGGTGGCCGAGATGACCGGGTCGTTCTCCGTCGTCCCGTGCGCGATGGTCGCGGTGGGGGTGGCGTACCTGCTGATCACCCGCACCGACGTGTCGATCTATCGGGCTCAGCGACGGAACCGCGAGACGGCCGACGCCGAGCGCCGGGCGCGCGCCGAGGACTCATAG
- the aqpZ gene encoding aquaporin Z: MREPTMTHRVAAEFIGTFWLVFGGCGSAVFAAKFTSADGYAFGIGFLGVALAFGLTVLTGVYAFGTISGGHFNPAVTLGAALARRVEWRVLPIYWITQVAGGLVAGLVIYVVAKGQDGWTATGNMAANGFGNHSPGGYSLLSVLIAEVVLTAIFLLVILGSTDTRAPKGFAGLAIGLTLTLIHLISIPISNTSVNPARSTGVAFFNGNDAPAQLWLFWLAPLLGAAIAGAAYPYLFGRHEELADRPVRDDALDAEALIADETGRHAGRRTDPEVR; this comes from the coding sequence GTGCGGGAACCGACGATGACCCACCGAGTGGCCGCCGAGTTCATCGGAACCTTCTGGCTGGTGTTCGGCGGGTGCGGCAGCGCGGTGTTCGCCGCGAAGTTCACCTCGGCGGACGGTTACGCGTTCGGCATCGGATTCCTCGGCGTCGCGCTGGCTTTCGGGCTCACCGTGCTGACCGGCGTGTACGCGTTCGGCACAATCTCCGGCGGGCATTTCAACCCCGCGGTCACCCTGGGCGCGGCGCTGGCCCGGCGCGTGGAGTGGCGGGTGCTGCCGATCTACTGGATCACCCAGGTGGCCGGCGGACTGGTGGCCGGACTCGTCATCTACGTCGTCGCCAAGGGGCAGGACGGCTGGACCGCCACCGGGAACATGGCGGCGAACGGATTCGGTAACCACTCCCCCGGCGGCTACTCGCTGCTGTCGGTGCTCATCGCCGAAGTGGTATTGACCGCGATCTTCCTGCTGGTCATCCTCGGGTCGACCGACACCCGCGCGCCCAAGGGATTCGCGGGGCTGGCGATCGGGCTGACCCTGACGCTGATCCACTTGATCTCGATCCCGATCTCGAACACGTCGGTGAACCCCGCCCGCTCCACCGGGGTGGCGTTCTTCAACGGCAACGACGCGCCGGCCCAGCTGTGGCTGTTCTGGCTGGCGCCGCTGCTCGGCGCCGCGATCGCGGGCGCCGCCTACCCGTACCTGTTCGGCCGCCACGAGGAACTGGCCGATCGCCCGGTGCGCGACGACGCGCTCGACGCCGAGGCGCTCATCGCCGACGAGACGGGCCGGCACGCGGGACGCAGGACCGACCCGGAGGTCCGGTAG
- a CDS encoding DUF5078 domain-containing protein, producing MADRLKVLWAGALGAAAAIGVMAAPAVASADATDDYPIPNRIMRTTCTVEQYMAAARDTSPVYYQRYMIDYNNRPIDIQNMARDRIYWFFSLDYTGRRQYSENTATNVYYEQVATRWGNWAKLFFNNKGVVAHATDVCMSYPPSDPSVWHWGPNERR from the coding sequence ATGGCCGACCGTCTGAAAGTGCTGTGGGCGGGTGCGCTCGGCGCGGCTGCGGCGATCGGAGTGATGGCCGCTCCGGCGGTCGCCTCGGCCGATGCCACCGACGACTATCCGATCCCGAACCGGATCATGAGGACCACCTGCACGGTCGAGCAGTACATGGCCGCGGCGCGCGACACTTCGCCCGTCTACTACCAGCGGTACATGATCGACTACAACAACCGGCCCATCGACATCCAGAACATGGCCCGCGACCGGATCTACTGGTTCTTCTCGCTGGACTACACCGGCCGCCGGCAGTACTCCGAGAACACCGCCACCAACGTCTACTACGAACAGGTCGCCACCCGGTGGGGTAACTGGGCGAAGCTGTTCTTCAACAACAAGGGCGTGGTCGCCCACGCCACCGACGTCTGCATGAGCTATCCGCCGTCAGACCCGTCGGTGTGGCACTGGGGACCGAACGAGCGGCGCTGA
- the gltB gene encoding glutamate synthase large subunit, with translation MAPRIQGLYNPAYEHDSCGVAMVADMHGRRSRDIVDKAITALLNLEHRGAQGAEPNTGDGAGILLQVPDDFFRAVVDFDLPEAGSYATGIAFLPQSSKDAATACEQVEKIAEAEGLTVLGWRDVPTDDSSLGALARDAMPTFRQVFLGLGERSDGKMLGASDMELERRAYVVRKRAEHELGTKGPGQDGPGRETVYFPSLSGQTFVYKGMLTTPQLRAFYLDLQDERMTSALGIVHSRFSTNTFPSWPLAHPFRRVAHNGEINTVTGNENWMRAREALIRTDVFGTRADLDKIVPVCTPGASDTARFDEVLELLHLGGRSLPHAVLMMIPEAWERHESMDPARRDFYRYHASLMEPWDGPAAVCFTDGTVIGAVLDRNGLRPSRIWVTDDGLVVMASEAGVLDLDPSTVVQKMRLQPGRMFLVDTAQGRIVSDEEIKTELAAEHPYGDWLEAGLFQLEELPPGDYVRMPHHRVVLRQQAFGYTYEELNLLVAPMARTGAEPIGSMGTDTPVAVLSQRPRMLFDYFQQLFAQVTNPPLDAIREEVVTSLQGVIGPEGDLLNPTAESCRQIVLPQPILRNAELSKLICVDPDHEIRGHKHGMRAAVIRCLYPVNRGGQGLKEALNNVRAKVSAAIREGARIIVLSDRESDEQMAPIPSLLSVSAVHHHLVRERTRTQVGLVVEAGDAREVHHMAALCGFGAAAINPYMAFESIEDMVDRGVITGISSDQAKANYVKAAGKGVLKVMSKMGISTLASYTGAQLFQAIGINQQVLDEYFTGLSCPTGGIDLDDIAAEVAARHALAYLDRPDERAHRELEVGGEYQWRREGEYHLFNPDTVFKLQHSTRTGQYSIFKEYTKLIDDQSERMASLRGLLTFKDGVRQPIPIDEVEPASEIVKRFSTGAMSYGSISAEAHETLAIAMNRLGGRSNSGEGGENVSRFDRDENGDWRRSAIKQVASGRFGVTSHYLSNCTDIQIKMAQGAKPGEGGQLPGHKVYPWVAEVRHSTPGVGLISPPPHHDIYSIEDLAQLIHDLKNANPQARVHVKLVSENGVGTVAAGVSKAHADVVLISGHDGGTGATPLTSMKHAGAPWELGLAETQQTLLLNGLRDRIVVQVDGQLKTGRDVVIAALLGAEEFGFATAPLVVSGCIMMRVCHLDTCPVGVATQNPVLRERFNGKPEFVENFFMFIAEEVRETMAQLGFRTVNEMVGQVGVLDTTKAAEHWKAHKLDLSPVLHEPESAFMNQDLYCSSRQDHGLDKALDQQLIVMCREALDSGTPVKFSTTIANVNRTVGTMLGHEVTKAYGGQGLPDGTIDITFDGSAGNSFGAFVPKGITLRVYGDANDYVGKGLSGGRVVVRPAENAPVDYVAEDNIIAGNVVLFGATSGEMFLRGQVGERFAVRNSGAVAVVEGVGDHGCEYMTGGKVVILGPTGRNFAAGMSGGMAYVYDPAGALAESVNAEMVELDVLDEEDATWLRGMLQAHVDATDSAVGARVLNNWEEELKLFVKVMPRDFKRVLAAIAEAERTGADKNEAIMAAASG, from the coding sequence ATGGCGCCCAGGATTCAAGGGCTGTACAACCCCGCGTACGAGCACGACTCGTGTGGCGTGGCGATGGTGGCGGACATGCACGGCCGTCGCAGCCGCGACATCGTCGACAAGGCCATCACGGCCCTGCTCAACCTGGAGCACCGCGGTGCCCAGGGCGCCGAACCGAACACCGGCGACGGTGCGGGCATCCTGCTGCAGGTCCCCGACGACTTCTTCCGCGCCGTGGTCGACTTCGACCTGCCCGAGGCGGGCAGCTACGCCACCGGCATCGCGTTCCTGCCGCAGTCGTCGAAGGACGCCGCGACCGCCTGCGAGCAGGTCGAGAAGATCGCCGAGGCCGAGGGGCTCACGGTGCTCGGCTGGCGCGACGTGCCGACCGACGATTCGTCGCTCGGCGCACTGGCGCGCGACGCGATGCCGACGTTCCGGCAGGTCTTCCTCGGCCTGGGCGAGCGGAGCGACGGGAAGATGCTGGGCGCGTCGGACATGGAGCTCGAACGCCGTGCCTACGTGGTCCGCAAGCGCGCCGAACACGAGTTGGGCACTAAGGGGCCCGGCCAGGACGGCCCGGGCCGCGAGACGGTCTACTTCCCGAGCCTGAGCGGGCAGACCTTCGTCTACAAGGGCATGCTGACCACCCCGCAGCTGCGGGCTTTCTATTTGGATCTGCAGGACGAGCGGATGACCAGCGCGCTGGGCATCGTGCACTCCCGCTTCTCCACGAACACGTTCCCGTCGTGGCCGCTGGCGCATCCGTTCCGGCGCGTCGCGCACAACGGCGAGATCAACACCGTCACCGGCAACGAGAACTGGATGCGCGCCCGCGAGGCGCTGATCCGCACCGACGTGTTCGGCACCCGCGCCGACCTCGACAAGATCGTGCCCGTCTGTACGCCCGGCGCGTCGGACACCGCGCGGTTCGACGAGGTGCTCGAACTGCTGCATCTCGGCGGCCGCAGCCTGCCCCACGCCGTGCTGATGATGATCCCCGAGGCCTGGGAGCGCCACGAGTCGATGGACCCGGCGCGGCGCGACTTCTACCGCTACCACGCCTCGCTGATGGAACCGTGGGACGGCCCGGCTGCGGTGTGCTTCACCGACGGCACCGTGATCGGCGCCGTGCTCGACCGCAACGGTCTGCGCCCGTCGCGGATCTGGGTCACCGACGACGGTCTGGTCGTGATGGCGTCCGAGGCCGGCGTGCTCGACCTCGACCCGTCGACCGTCGTGCAGAAGATGCGCCTGCAGCCGGGCCGGATGTTCCTCGTCGACACCGCTCAGGGCCGCATCGTCTCCGACGAGGAGATCAAGACCGAACTGGCCGCGGAGCACCCCTACGGCGACTGGCTCGAGGCTGGGCTGTTCCAGCTCGAGGAGCTGCCGCCGGGCGATTACGTCCGCATGCCGCACCACCGGGTGGTGCTGCGCCAGCAGGCTTTCGGCTACACCTACGAGGAGCTCAACCTGCTCGTCGCGCCGATGGCGCGCACCGGCGCCGAGCCGATCGGCTCGATGGGCACCGACACACCGGTCGCCGTGCTCTCGCAGCGGCCGCGGATGCTGTTCGACTACTTCCAGCAGCTGTTCGCCCAGGTGACGAACCCGCCGCTGGACGCGATCCGCGAAGAGGTGGTGACCAGCCTGCAGGGCGTCATCGGCCCCGAGGGCGATCTGCTCAACCCGACGGCCGAATCCTGCCGCCAGATCGTGCTGCCGCAGCCGATCCTGCGCAACGCCGAACTGTCGAAGCTGATCTGCGTCGACCCCGACCACGAGATCCGCGGCCACAAGCACGGCATGCGCGCCGCGGTGATCCGCTGCCTGTACCCGGTCAACCGCGGTGGCCAGGGCCTCAAGGAGGCGCTGAACAACGTCCGCGCCAAGGTCTCGGCGGCCATCCGCGAAGGCGCGCGCATCATCGTGCTGTCCGACCGCGAATCCGACGAGCAGATGGCGCCGATCCCGTCGCTGCTGAGCGTGTCCGCCGTGCACCACCACCTCGTGCGCGAACGCACCCGCACCCAGGTCGGGCTGGTCGTCGAGGCCGGCGACGCCCGCGAGGTGCACCACATGGCCGCACTGTGCGGCTTCGGTGCCGCCGCCATCAACCCGTACATGGCGTTCGAGTCGATCGAGGACATGGTCGACCGCGGGGTCATCACCGGAATCAGCAGCGACCAGGCCAAGGCCAACTACGTCAAGGCGGCGGGCAAGGGCGTGCTGAAGGTGATGTCCAAGATGGGCATCTCGACGCTGGCGTCCTACACCGGCGCCCAGCTGTTCCAGGCCATCGGCATCAACCAGCAGGTGCTCGACGAGTACTTCACCGGGCTGAGCTGCCCGACCGGCGGTATCGACCTCGACGACATCGCCGCCGAGGTCGCCGCCCGCCACGCGCTGGCCTACCTCGACCGGCCCGACGAGCGGGCGCACCGCGAACTCGAGGTCGGTGGCGAATACCAGTGGCGCCGTGAGGGTGAGTACCACCTGTTCAACCCCGACACGGTGTTCAAGCTGCAGCACTCCACCCGCACCGGGCAGTACTCGATCTTCAAGGAGTACACCAAGCTCATCGACGACCAGTCCGAGCGGATGGCGTCGCTGCGCGGGCTGCTGACCTTCAAAGACGGTGTGCGCCAGCCCATCCCGATCGACGAGGTGGAGCCGGCCAGTGAGATCGTCAAGCGGTTCTCCACCGGTGCGATGAGCTACGGCTCGATCTCGGCCGAGGCGCACGAAACGCTGGCCATCGCGATGAACCGGCTCGGCGGCCGGTCGAACTCCGGTGAGGGCGGCGAGAACGTCAGCCGGTTCGACCGCGACGAGAACGGCGACTGGCGGCGCAGCGCGATCAAGCAGGTGGCGTCCGGCCGCTTCGGGGTGACCAGCCACTACCTGTCGAACTGCACGGACATCCAGATCAAGATGGCCCAGGGTGCGAAACCCGGTGAGGGCGGCCAACTCCCGGGCCACAAGGTGTACCCGTGGGTGGCCGAGGTGCGGCACTCCACGCCGGGCGTCGGGTTGATCTCGCCGCCGCCGCACCACGACATCTACTCGATCGAGGATCTCGCGCAGCTGATCCACGACCTGAAGAACGCCAACCCGCAGGCCCGCGTGCACGTCAAGCTGGTCAGCGAAAACGGAGTGGGAACGGTGGCCGCGGGCGTGTCGAAGGCACACGCCGACGTGGTGCTGATCTCCGGGCACGACGGCGGCACCGGCGCCACCCCGCTGACGTCGATGAAGCACGCGGGTGCGCCGTGGGAGCTGGGCCTGGCCGAGACGCAGCAAACGTTGCTGCTCAACGGTCTTCGCGACCGCATCGTGGTGCAGGTCGACGGTCAGCTCAAGACCGGCCGTGACGTGGTGATCGCCGCGCTGCTCGGCGCCGAGGAGTTCGGCTTCGCGACCGCGCCGCTGGTGGTGTCCGGCTGCATCATGATGCGCGTCTGCCACCTCGACACCTGCCCGGTCGGTGTGGCCACCCAGAACCCGGTGCTGCGCGAGCGGTTCAACGGCAAGCCGGAATTCGTCGAGAACTTCTTCATGTTCATCGCCGAGGAAGTCCGCGAGACCATGGCGCAGCTGGGGTTCCGCACGGTCAACGAGATGGTCGGCCAGGTCGGTGTGCTCGACACGACGAAGGCGGCCGAGCACTGGAAGGCCCACAAGCTGGACCTGTCGCCGGTGCTGCACGAGCCCGAGTCGGCGTTCATGAACCAGGACCTGTACTGCAGTTCGCGCCAGGACCACGGCCTGGACAAGGCGCTCGACCAGCAGCTCATCGTGATGTGCCGCGAGGCGCTCGACTCCGGCACGCCGGTCAAGTTCTCGACCACCATCGCCAACGTCAACCGCACGGTCGGCACCATGCTCGGCCACGAGGTGACCAAAGCCTATGGCGGACAGGGACTCCCGGACGGCACCATCGACATCACGTTCGACGGATCGGCCGGCAACAGCTTCGGCGCGTTCGTGCCCAAGGGCATCACGCTGCGGGTCTACGGCGACGCGAACGACTATGTGGGCAAGGGACTCTCGGGCGGTCGCGTCGTGGTCCGTCCCGCCGAGAACGCCCCCGTCGACTACGTCGCCGAGGACAACATCATCGCGGGCAACGTGGTGCTCTTCGGCGCGACGAGCGGTGAGATGTTCCTGCGCGGTCAAGTCGGCGAGCGCTTCGCCGTCCGCAACTCCGGCGCCGTCGCCGTCGTCGAAGGCGTCGGTGACCACGGCTGCGAGTACATGACCGGCGGCAAGGTGGTCATCCTCGGCCCGACCGGCCGCAACTTCGCGGCGGGCATGTCCGGCGGCATGGCCTATGTCTACGATCCCGCCGGCGCGCTGGCCGAAAGCGTCAACGCCGAGATGGTGGAGCTGGACGTCCTCGACGAGGAGGACGCCACCTGGCTGCGGGGCATGCTGCAGGCCCACGTCGACGCCACCGATTCCGCGGTCGGCGCAAGGGTCCTGAACAACTGGGAAGAAGAGTTGAAGCTATTCGTCAAGGTCATGCCGCGCGACTTCAAGCGCGTGCTGGCCGCCATCGCCGAGGCGGAACGCACCGGCGCCGACAAGAACGAGGCAATCATGGCGGCCGCAAGTGGCTGA
- a CDS encoding DUF732 domain-containing protein: MKKAILAVAVAGLALATPAVAHADVDTDFSNSLQTIGVYGQKDYNAWIAKIACERIDRGVDRDAFASATFVGRQLPKGSTTEQAWKFLGLAYPAYCPAHQALLQMAAEKPA; the protein is encoded by the coding sequence ATGAAGAAAGCGATCCTGGCGGTGGCCGTCGCCGGCCTGGCGCTCGCCACGCCGGCCGTCGCACACGCCGATGTCGACACCGATTTCTCGAATTCGCTGCAGACCATCGGCGTCTACGGGCAGAAGGACTACAACGCCTGGATCGCCAAGATCGCCTGCGAGCGGATCGATCGCGGTGTCGACCGCGACGCCTTCGCGTCGGCGACGTTCGTCGGGAGGCAGCTGCCCAAGGGCAGCACCACCGAGCAGGCGTGGAAGTTCCTGGGCCTGGCGTACCCGGCGTACTGCCCCGCCCATCAGGCGCTGCTGCAGATGGCTGCGGAGAAGCCCGCGTGA